Below is a window of Chthoniobacterales bacterium DNA.
CCGACCGTGCCCCACGACTTCCGACCGTCCGTCGATTCGATGAGCACGCGCGTCCGCGCCGCGGTGCCCGATTTGCCATCGACGATGCGCACCTTGTAGTCGGTCAGCGAGACCTCGTCGATCCAGGCGTAGAACGGGCGCAGCGCCTTGCGCAGGGCGGCGTCGAGCGCGTTCACGGGGCCGTCGCCCTCCGCGACGACATACTCCGGTGTGCCGTCGACCATCAGCTTCACCGTGGCCTCGCAGGGATTGAACTCCGTCGTCGGCGCATAGCGGAAATGGCAGTGATACTCCTTGAGCGTGAACAGCGGCCGGCTCGCGCCGAACTGGCGTCGCACGAGCAGATCGAACGACGCATCGGCCGCCTCGAACTCGTAACCCTCGTTCTCGAGCCGCTTCACCTCGGCAAGAATCTTCGCCGCCTCGGGCGCGCCCTTTTCGAGCACGAAGCCGAGCTCCCGGGCCTTCGCGAGCACGTTGCTTTGCCCGGAGAGATCCGACACGACGATCGTCTGCCGGTTGCCGACGAGCTGCGGGTCGACGTGCTCGTAGCTGCGGGAAAGCTTCTGCACGGCGTGAACGTGCTGGCCGCCCTTGTGGGTGAACGCCGCGGCGCCAACGAACGGCGCGCGGATGTTCGGCGGCACGTTGGCGAGTTCATCGACGAAGAGCGACAGCTCGCGAAGCTGCGTGAGGTCCTCAACGACGGGAATGCCGAGCTTGAGCTGAAGATTCGCGGTGGTCGCGACGAGATCGCAATTCCCGACGCGCTCGCCGTAGCCGTTGATCGTGCCCTGCACCTGCGTGGCGCCAGCCGAAACGGCGGCGAGGGCGTTGGCAACGCCGAGGCCGCAGTCGTTGTGCGGATGAATCCCCACCGGTGCGCCCAGGGCGGCGATCGCGTCGCGCGTGGCCTGCGCGACGAAGTCCGGCAGCGAGCCGCCGTTCGTGTCGCAAAGGATCGCGAGGCTGGCGCCGGCCTCGTGCGCGGCCTTCAGCGTCGCCAGCGAATATGCGGCATCGTCGCGATAGCTGTCGAAGAAATGCTCGGCGTCGTAGAAGACCTCGCGGCCCCGTGCCTTCAGATACGCGACCGTCTCGGCGATCATCGCGAGATTTTCCTCGAGCGAGACGCCCAGCACCTCGGTGACCTGCATCGGCCACGTCTTGCCCACGATCGTCACGGCCGGCGTCTCCGCCTCGAGCAGCACGCGCACCTGGGCGTCGTCCTCGACCCGCGTGCGCCCGCGCCGCGTGGCGCCGAAGGCCGCGATCTTCGCGTGCTTCCAGTTGCGCTTCCGCACCTCGCGGAAGAATTCGGCGTCCTTCGGATTCGACCCCGGGAACCCCCCCTCGATGTAATCGATGCCAAACGCATCCAGCCGCTCCGCCACGCGAATCTTGTCCTGCACCGAAAAGGAAATGCCGGTGCCCTGCGTGCCATCACGCAGCGTGGTGTCATAAAGGTGGACGGATTTTTTCATCGCGGGGAACGGAGA
It encodes the following:
- the cimA gene encoding citramalate synthase, yielding MKKSVHLYDTTLRDGTQGTGISFSVQDKIRVAERLDAFGIDYIEGGFPGSNPKDAEFFREVRKRNWKHAKIAAFGATRRGRTRVEDDAQVRVLLEAETPAVTIVGKTWPMQVTEVLGVSLEENLAMIAETVAYLKARGREVFYDAEHFFDSYRDDAAYSLATLKAAHEAGASLAILCDTNGGSLPDFVAQATRDAIAALGAPVGIHPHNDCGLGVANALAAVSAGATQVQGTINGYGERVGNCDLVATTANLQLKLGIPVVEDLTQLRELSLFVDELANVPPNIRAPFVGAAAFTHKGGQHVHAVQKLSRSYEHVDPQLVGNRQTIVVSDLSGQSNVLAKARELGFVLEKGAPEAAKILAEVKRLENEGYEFEAADASFDLLVRRQFGASRPLFTLKEYHCHFRYAPTTEFNPCEATVKLMVDGTPEYVVAEGDGPVNALDAALRKALRPFYAWIDEVSLTDYKVRIVDGKSGTAARTRVLIESTDGRKSWGTVGVSENIIEASWQALVDSFEFSGHQRT